A window of Amycolatopsis australiensis contains these coding sequences:
- a CDS encoding AMP-dependent synthetase/ligase, with protein sequence MTTPSVAEQTEGLTIPRLLHRNAVEYADLPAITSLDLAGHPTLSWREFRTAIAEVSRGLAGLGLAPRDRMLIMAPGCPDHIIADLAATHLSAIPCTAYATLSPEQIRFVARHSAAPVVVLGGENELARWRPVLDDLPALRHIVVLDAAAIPDGDDRFHSFAALREQGREALAADPGAFERSWQDIKPDDPLSMIYTSGTTGDPKGVVLSHRNAIHQAYAVTELHHPPMHATNIAYLPLAHIAERELSIYLPIVWAGHVHTLADPTAVAGALGQVHPQSFFGVPRVWEKMVAGLKNMLAGVPEDRRTALLQANELLQQGYKLRSAGKPVPPELAEKIKRTDEAVLAPVRALLGLDQVLVASSGAAALPVEIIYFLAGLGVEICEVWGLSETTGAATSNSGTDFRAGTVGKPLDGVEVKVAGDGELLVRGPIVFLGYLQEDGTIADATDADGWYATGDIGTIDEDGFVTITDRKKELIITSSGKNIAPTRIEGLLKEHPLIGQAVAIGDDRPYVTALIVLDDEIAPGWAAANGIDVAPAELASHPAVRAELERAVESANSRLARIEQIKRYHVLPKAWTPESGELTPTLKLKRRVINDRYAADIEALYAATRDPEPAAG encoded by the coding sequence TTGACCACCCCGTCCGTCGCCGAGCAGACCGAAGGCCTGACGATCCCGAGGCTGCTGCACCGCAACGCCGTCGAGTACGCCGACCTGCCGGCGATCACCTCGCTCGACCTGGCAGGCCATCCGACGCTCAGCTGGCGGGAGTTCCGGACCGCCATCGCGGAGGTGTCCCGCGGGCTGGCCGGGCTCGGCCTCGCCCCGCGCGACCGGATGCTGATCATGGCGCCCGGCTGCCCGGACCACATCATCGCCGACCTCGCCGCGACGCACCTGTCCGCGATCCCGTGCACCGCCTACGCCACGCTCAGCCCGGAGCAGATCCGGTTCGTCGCCCGGCACAGCGCGGCCCCGGTCGTGGTCCTCGGCGGCGAGAACGAGCTGGCGCGCTGGCGGCCGGTGCTCGACGACCTCCCGGCCCTGCGCCACATCGTCGTCTTGGACGCGGCGGCGATCCCGGACGGCGACGACCGCTTCCACTCCTTCGCCGCGTTGCGCGAGCAGGGCCGGGAAGCGCTTGCCGCCGACCCCGGCGCGTTCGAACGGTCGTGGCAGGACATCAAGCCCGACGACCCGCTGTCGATGATCTACACCTCCGGCACGACCGGCGACCCCAAGGGCGTCGTGCTGTCCCACCGCAACGCGATCCACCAGGCGTACGCGGTCACCGAACTGCACCACCCGCCGATGCACGCGACGAACATCGCCTACCTGCCGCTGGCGCACATCGCCGAGCGGGAGCTGTCGATCTACCTGCCGATCGTGTGGGCCGGGCACGTGCACACGCTCGCCGACCCGACGGCGGTCGCCGGCGCGCTCGGGCAGGTGCACCCGCAGAGCTTCTTCGGCGTCCCGCGCGTGTGGGAGAAGATGGTCGCCGGGCTGAAGAACATGCTGGCCGGCGTGCCGGAGGACCGGCGGACCGCGCTGCTGCAGGCGAACGAGCTGCTGCAGCAGGGCTACAAGCTGCGCAGCGCCGGGAAGCCGGTGCCGCCCGAGCTGGCCGAGAAGATCAAGCGGACCGACGAGGCCGTGCTGGCCCCGGTGCGCGCGCTGCTCGGGCTGGACCAGGTGCTGGTCGCCTCCAGCGGCGCGGCGGCGCTGCCGGTGGAGATCATCTACTTCCTGGCCGGCCTCGGCGTCGAGATCTGCGAGGTCTGGGGCCTGTCGGAGACGACCGGCGCGGCGACGTCGAACTCGGGCACGGACTTCCGCGCGGGCACGGTCGGCAAGCCGCTCGACGGCGTCGAGGTGAAGGTGGCCGGCGACGGCGAGCTGCTGGTGCGCGGGCCGATCGTGTTCCTCGGCTACCTGCAGGAGGACGGGACGATCGCGGACGCCACCGACGCGGACGGCTGGTACGCGACCGGCGACATCGGCACGATCGACGAAGACGGCTTCGTGACGATCACCGACCGCAAGAAGGAGCTGATCATCACCTCGAGCGGCAAGAACATCGCGCCGACGAGGATCGAGGGCCTGCTCAAGGAGCACCCGCTGATCGGGCAGGCGGTCGCGATCGGCGACGACCGGCCGTACGTTACGGCACTGATCGTGCTGGACGACGAGATCGCCCCGGGCTGGGCGGCGGCGAACGGCATCGACGTGGCCCCGGCTGAGCTGGCGTCGCACCCGGCCGTGCGGGCGGAGCTGGAACGCGCGGTCGAGTCGGCGAACAGCAGGCTGGCCCGGATCGAGCAGATCAAGCGCTACCACGTGCTGCCGAAGGCCTGGACGCCGGAGTCGGGCGAGCTGACCCCGACGCTGAAGCTGAAGCGCCGGGTGATCAACGACCGCTACGCGGCCGACATCGAAGCCCTCTACGCGGCAACGCGCGACCCGGAGCCGGCCGCGGGTTAG